In Impatiens glandulifera unplaced genomic scaffold, dImpGla2.1, whole genome shotgun sequence, a genomic segment contains:
- the LOC124917435 gene encoding plant intracellular Ras-group-related LRR protein 6-like, whose product MDAIGGSEKWWETVELQKLILAHNNIESLREDLRNLPLLSVLNVRHNKLSLLPAAIGELHMLKSLDVSFNMISSIPEEIGSATALVKFKCSNNQLKDLPGSIGRCSDLSEFKVEAEEKIK is encoded by the exons ATGGATGCTATTGGAGGCAGTGAGAAATGGTGGGAG ACCGTGGAGCTACAGAAGCTTATTTTAGCGCATAATAACATTGAATCGTTGAGGGAAGATCTCAGAAACTTGCCTTTATTGTCTGTACTTAATGTTAGACACAACAAGCTATCCCTCCTGCCGGCTGCCATAGGCGA GCTTCACATGCTAAAATCATTAGATGTTTCATTTAACATGATATCCAGCATACCTGAAGAAATTGGATCGGCAACTGCTTTGGTCAA GTTTAAATGCTCAAATAATCAACTAAAAGATCTTCCAGGCTCCATAGGACGTTGTTCAGATTTGTCAGAGTTCAAAG TGGAGGCCGAAGAGAAGATCAAGTAG